A region from the Acomys russatus chromosome 20, mAcoRus1.1, whole genome shotgun sequence genome encodes:
- the Scgb3a2 gene encoding secretoglobin family 3A member 2, whose translation MKLVPIFLLVTIGICGYSVTAFLVKAPVANMLPLPLDNLLPLFDPLKMLLKTLGISVEHLVAGLKKCVDELGPEASESVKKLLEALSHLV comes from the exons ATGAAGCTGGTACCCATCTTTCTGCTGGTGACCATCGGTATTTGTGGCTATTCTG TCACTGCCTTCCTCGTCAAGGCTCCTGTTGCCAATATGTTACCTTTACCTTTGGACAACCTTCTTCCCTTATTTGATCCTTTGAAGATGCTTCTGAAAACCCTGGGCATTTCTGTAGAACATCTGGTGGCAGGGCTGAAGAAGTGTGTGGATGAGCTGGGGCCAGAGGCTTCAGAGTCTGTCAAGAAGCTTCTG GAGGCCTTATCACACCTGGTATAA